One genomic region from Anopheles bellator chromosome 2, idAnoBellAS_SP24_06.2, whole genome shotgun sequence encodes:
- the LOC131212165 gene encoding sodium-independent sulfate anion transporter-like isoform X1 — protein MVNERCNLEAEGSCVTVSHLLQQKPRPCYDLADGVDDCEEKFPRFGPLLATKLSGFCNRKLLFKRLPILHWLPKYERSYVIEDVVAGLSVGLTVIPQGIAFAVMANLEPQYGLYSAFMGCFTYCVFGSCKDLTIGPTAIMALMVQMYIAGLGADFVVLLTFLSGCIIFLLGILNLGFLVQFISMPVTAGFTSAAAITIATGQLKALLGLPGRSNEFVGSWINLFKHYNETNTWDAALGFTTIIVLLALRQLRNVRGKWSVAGKYIALSRNAIVVIGGASLAYYFASSRSEPFSLTGTVTPGLPPVKLPPFSTVLNNQTLTFPEMTSKLGSSIIALPLIAILETVAIVKAFSKGKSMDATQEMIALGLCNIVGSFVSSMPVTGSFTRSAVNNNSGVRTPLGGIATGVLVLLSLGLLTNTFYYIPKAVLAGVMIAAMFFMVEFHAAAEIWRTKKIDIIPFIVTLVACLLLGLEYGMVIGIVLNICFVLYMTSRPSIEQAVFRTNSGIEAMIVKPDQSLIYSSVEYLKHEIIKMVDKSQVHAVVIDGTNISYVDSTAAKILSSTVEELAIRQCAVWLWNWNRAVKCTLLRLDRELFYKLFKVGDLEELPKQVCI, from the exons ATGGTTAATGAGAGGTGTAATTTAGAAGCGGAAGGAAGTTGTGTGACGGTATCGCATTTGTTGCAGCAAAAACCAAGGCCATGTTATG aTTTGGCTGATGGCGTGGATGATTGTGAAGAGAAATTTCCTCGTTTTGGACCTCTTTTGGCAACAAAACTGAGTGGATTCTGCAACCGAAAACTGTTGTTTAAACGTTTACCAATTCTTCATTGGTTACCAAAATATGAAAGAAGTTACGTGATCGAGGACGTCGTAGCTGGACTGTCCGTTGGATTGACCGTTATTCCACAGGGTATCGCATTTGCTGTTATGGCCAACCTTGAACCGCAGTACGGATTGTATTCAGCGTTTATGGGTTGTTTTACTTATTGTGTTTTTGGAAGTTGCAAGGATCTTACGATTGGACCAACGGCAATTATGGCACTCATGGTTCAGATGTATATTGCGGGTCTCGGAGCAgattttgtggttttgctgACCTTTTTAAGTGGTTGTATTATCTTCTTGTTGGGCATACTTAACTTGG GATTCTTGGTCCAGTTTATATCGATGCCCGTTACAGCTGGGTTTACATCTGCAGCAGCTATTACAATTGCTACCGGACAGCTAAAGGCGTTACTAGGATTGCCGGGTCGATCTAATGAGTTTGTTGGTTCATggataaatttattcaaacattaTAATGAAACGAATACGTGGGATGCCGCGCTGGGATTTACAACAATCATTGTGTTGCTGGCACTCCGGCAGTTACGCAACGTTCGAGGCAAATGGTCTGTGGCAGGAAAATACATTGCCTTATCGCGAAATGCCATTGTAGTAATAGGAGGAGCTTCTTTAGCGTACTACTTTGCATCTTCCCGAAGTGAACCATTTTCTTTAACCG gAACCGTTACTCCAGGACTACCACCGGTAAAACTACCGCCATTCAGTACAGTTCTTAATAACCAGACGCTTACTTTTCCTGAAATGACCTCCAAGTTGGGATCGTCGATAATAGCGCTGCCACTGATTGCTATTCTCGAGACTGTGGCCATAGTGAAAGCATTCTCGAAAGGAAAGTCGATGGACGCAACGCAAGAAATGATTGCCCTCGGATTGTGTAACATTGTTGGATCGTTCGTTTCTTCGATGCCTGTAACCGGATCATTTACACGATCAGCGGTTAACAATAATAGCGGCGTTCGCACGCCTTTGGGTGGAATTGCAACCGGTGTTCTCGTGTTGCTTTCGCTTGGTCTGCTAACcaacacattttattacatCCCTAAGGCTGTCCTAGCCGGTGTGATGATTGCCGCAATGTTCTTCATGGTAGAGTTCCATGCTGCCGCAGAAATTTGGCGAACGAAGAAGATTGATATTATACCTTTTATAGTCACGCTGGTTGCTTGCCTCCTGCTTGGTTTAGAGTACGGAATGGTGATAGGAATTGTGTTGAACATATGTTTCGTGCTTTACATGACGTCTCGACCTAGCATCGAACAGGCGGTGTTTCGTACAAACTCAGGTATTGAGGCCATGATTGTGAAACCGGATCAAAGCCTTATCTACTCATCCGTCGAATACCTGAAGCACGAAATAATAAAGATGGTGGATAAGTCTCAAGTGCACGCGGTGGTAATAGATGGCACTAACATTAGTTATGTCGATTCCACTGCCGCTAAGATTCTCTCGAGTACTGTTGAAGAGTTGGCAATACGACAGTGTGCAGTATGGCTGTGGAATTGGAACCGAGCAGTTAAATGTACGTTATTACGACTAGATAGAgaattgttttacaaattaTTTAAAGTCGGGGATTTGGAAGAGTTGCCTAAGCAAGTGTGTATCTAG
- the LOC131208989 gene encoding G-box-binding factor isoform X1, which yields MLANCQRAVPGVNPNNYQPPPQQQHYQPPPPQYQQQAPQHQQQHYQQPPQQQQPPQHQQMQQQHQQHQQQFQQQPHADQGPQQVLHTGNLQQEKQHIAEHMDVPIDTSKMSEQELQFHYFKMHDSDNNNKLDGCELIKSLIHWHEQGKAQENSGQPQHEEKIFSNDELSALIDPILNSDDHNQDGFIDYPEFVHAQHKAAQQQQQDQQAQQAHP from the exons ATGCTAGCAAATTGTCAACGTGCAGTTCCTGGTGTCAATCCAAATAATTAT caaccaccgccacagcagcaacattatcAACCACCACCTCCTCAGTACCAGCAACAAGCCccacagcatcagcaacaacattATCAACAGCCtcctcaacagcagcaaccgccgcaacaccagcaaatgcaacagcagcatcagcagcatcagcagcaattTCAACAGCAGCCCCATGCGGACCAAGGCCCCCAGCAAGTTTTGCATACCGGCAATTTACAACAAGAGAAACA ACACATCGCAGAGCATATGGATGTCCCGATCGACACAAGCAAGATGAGCGAACAGGAGCTACAGTTCCATTACTTCAAAATGCACGACtcggacaacaacaacaagctaGACGGATGTGAGCTGATAAAATCACTCATCCACTGGCACG AACAAGGCAAGGCACAAGAAAACAGCGGCCAACCACAGCACgaggaaaaaatattttccaatgaCGAACTATCAGCCCTGATCGATCCCATCCTCAACTCGGACGATCACAACCAGGACGGTTTCATCGACTACCCGGAATTTGTACACGCACAGCACAAagcagcccagcagcaacaacaagaTCAACAAGCACAACAAGCTCATCCTTAA
- the LOC131212166 gene encoding sodium-independent sulfate anion transporter-like, which translates to MEENATSEVVQRSESLDCLEDSPRIRDAIYGYFRNIWTKDSLYRRLPVLQWAPSYGMKDFFSDFIAGITVGLTSIPQSIAYATVANLEPQYGLYSNFMGSFIYAFLGTVKEITVAPTAVMALMVQQPVKDLGAAGAVLSSLLSGCIMLLLGGLNFGFVVQFISMPVITGFITAAAITIISSQLKSLIGITSGKSSEFIDTWVNLYENIGEIRLWDCTLGVTSLIILIILTVSKGRGKGKWKTITKYVCLLRNAMIVISGGVIAYICSSQEIYPFKLTGKVASGLPSVQLPPFHVIYEDRHYNFSEMLHTLGTSVISIPLISILEIVSIGKAFSRGKLVDATQEMLALGCCNVAGSFVSSIPTTASFARSAINSSSGVATTFGGVFTGLLVLLALGLLTDYFFYIPKSTLAAVIIAAMIFIIEYRAVAEMWRTKRLDILPFMVTVVACLFIGLEIGIIIGIAVNLCFPLYLASRPRITHRLINVDNTAVLIVRPDSDLAFSSAEYFREKILKLATCKVPDVILIDGEWVKFVDSTVVRNLSSIISDFRLQGRQVLLWRWHRNIRSTLYRFKKQKFMPLFRNDECAEQAVSNWKKGCENESFEIPV; encoded by the exons ATGGAAGAGAACGCCACATCGGAAGTCGTTCAACGAAGTG AAAGCCTAGATTGTCTGGAAGACTCTCCACGAATACGAGATGCAATATACGGTTATTTTAGAAACATATGGACCAAGGATTCCCTATACCGTCGGTTACCGGTATTACAATGGGCTCCAAGCTATGGCatgaaggattttttttccgatttcatTGCGGGAATAACAGTTGGACTAACTTCCATCCCACAAAGTATTGCCTACGCAACGGTGGCGAATCTGGAACCACAGTATGGTCTCTATTCGAATTTCATGGGTTCGTTCATTTATGCCTTTCTTGGAACAGTAAAAGAAATCACTGTCGCACCTACAGCCGTGATGGCTTTGATGGTTCAACAACCGGTGAAAGATCTTGGAGCCGCTGGTGCCGTACTGTCATCGCTCTTGTCCGGATGCATTATGCTATTGCTTGGAGGTCTCAATTTTGGATTTGTGGTGCAGTTTATTTCTATGCCGGTGATTACTGGCTTCATAACTGCGGCAGCTATAACCATTATTAGTAGTCAGCTCAAATCTTTAATAGGAATTACGTCTGGAAAATCTTCCGAATTTATAGACACATGGGTCAATCTCTATGAAAACATTGGCGAAATACGATTGTGGGACTGCACTCTGGGAGTCACCTCATTGATCATCCTAATCATACTTACG GTTAGTAAAGGACgggggaaaggaaaatggaaaactattACGAAGTACGTTTGCTTGTTACGAAATGCTATGATTGTGATAAGTGGTGGTGTAATTGCCTATATCTGCAGTTCTCAAGAGATATATCCGTTCAAGTTAACCGGTAAGGTAGCCTCAGGGTTGCCGTCAGTCCAGTTACCTCCGTTTCACGTGATCTACGAAGATCGACACTACAACTTTAGCGAAATGTTACACACACTCGGTACGTCCGTTATTTCGATCCCGCTTATATCAATTCTTGAAATCGTGTCAATCGGGAAGGCATTCTCTCGCGGAAAGTTGGTAGATGCAACACAAGAAATGTTGGCGTTGGGTTGCTGCAATGTTGCCGGTTCATTTGTGTCCTCTATTCCAACAACGGCCTCTTTCGCACGGTCAGCCATCAATAGTAGCAGCGGTGTGGCGACAACTTTCGGAGGAGTGTTTACTGGCCTCCTTGTACTACTAGCGTTGGGTTTGCTCACAGATTACTTTTTCTACATTCCCAAATCTACGTTGGCAGCAGTGATTATTGCAGCCATGATATTTATCATAGAGTATCGCGCGGTGGCAGAAATGTGGCGTACGAAGCGCCTCGATATTTTACCTTTCATGGTGACCGTGGTCGCCTGTCTGTTCATAGGTCTCGAGATTGGCATAATAATTGGAATAGCGGTCAATTTGTGCTTTCCATTGTACCTGGCCTCAAGACCCAGAATCACACATCGTCTCATAAAC GTTGACAACACAGCGGTATTGATAGTACGACCTGATAGTGATCTTGCCTTCTCCTCAGCGGAATATTTTCGTGAAAAAATCCTGAAACTGGCAACTTGTAAAGTGCCCGATGTGATTCTGATTGACGGAGAGTGGGTGAAATTTGTAGACAGCACCGTTGTGCGGAATCTGTCCAGCATTATCAGCGATTTCCGGCTGCAAGGACGTCAAGTGCTACTGTGGAGGTGGCACAGAAATATACGTAGTACACTCTACCGATTTAAGAAGCAAAAATTTATGCCATTGTTCAGAAATGATGAATGTGCCGAGCAGGCAGTTAGTaactggaaaaaaggatgcgaAAACGAGTCTTTTGAGATTCCTGTATGA
- the LOC131212165 gene encoding sodium-independent sulfate anion transporter-like isoform X2, with the protein MVELNEKPLLAFNASDLADGVDDCEEKFPRFGPLLATKLSGFCNRKLLFKRLPILHWLPKYERSYVIEDVVAGLSVGLTVIPQGIAFAVMANLEPQYGLYSAFMGCFTYCVFGSCKDLTIGPTAIMALMVQMYIAGLGADFVVLLTFLSGCIIFLLGILNLGFLVQFISMPVTAGFTSAAAITIATGQLKALLGLPGRSNEFVGSWINLFKHYNETNTWDAALGFTTIIVLLALRQLRNVRGKWSVAGKYIALSRNAIVVIGGASLAYYFASSRSEPFSLTGTVTPGLPPVKLPPFSTVLNNQTLTFPEMTSKLGSSIIALPLIAILETVAIVKAFSKGKSMDATQEMIALGLCNIVGSFVSSMPVTGSFTRSAVNNNSGVRTPLGGIATGVLVLLSLGLLTNTFYYIPKAVLAGVMIAAMFFMVEFHAAAEIWRTKKIDIIPFIVTLVACLLLGLEYGMVIGIVLNICFVLYMTSRPSIEQAVFRTNSGIEAMIVKPDQSLIYSSVEYLKHEIIKMVDKSQVHAVVIDGTNISYVDSTAAKILSSTVEELAIRQCAVWLWNWNRAVKCTLLRLDRELFYKLFKVGDLEELPKQVCI; encoded by the exons ATGGttgaattgaatgaaaaaccGTTACTTGCATTCAACGCATCAG aTTTGGCTGATGGCGTGGATGATTGTGAAGAGAAATTTCCTCGTTTTGGACCTCTTTTGGCAACAAAACTGAGTGGATTCTGCAACCGAAAACTGTTGTTTAAACGTTTACCAATTCTTCATTGGTTACCAAAATATGAAAGAAGTTACGTGATCGAGGACGTCGTAGCTGGACTGTCCGTTGGATTGACCGTTATTCCACAGGGTATCGCATTTGCTGTTATGGCCAACCTTGAACCGCAGTACGGATTGTATTCAGCGTTTATGGGTTGTTTTACTTATTGTGTTTTTGGAAGTTGCAAGGATCTTACGATTGGACCAACGGCAATTATGGCACTCATGGTTCAGATGTATATTGCGGGTCTCGGAGCAgattttgtggttttgctgACCTTTTTAAGTGGTTGTATTATCTTCTTGTTGGGCATACTTAACTTGG GATTCTTGGTCCAGTTTATATCGATGCCCGTTACAGCTGGGTTTACATCTGCAGCAGCTATTACAATTGCTACCGGACAGCTAAAGGCGTTACTAGGATTGCCGGGTCGATCTAATGAGTTTGTTGGTTCATggataaatttattcaaacattaTAATGAAACGAATACGTGGGATGCCGCGCTGGGATTTACAACAATCATTGTGTTGCTGGCACTCCGGCAGTTACGCAACGTTCGAGGCAAATGGTCTGTGGCAGGAAAATACATTGCCTTATCGCGAAATGCCATTGTAGTAATAGGAGGAGCTTCTTTAGCGTACTACTTTGCATCTTCCCGAAGTGAACCATTTTCTTTAACCG gAACCGTTACTCCAGGACTACCACCGGTAAAACTACCGCCATTCAGTACAGTTCTTAATAACCAGACGCTTACTTTTCCTGAAATGACCTCCAAGTTGGGATCGTCGATAATAGCGCTGCCACTGATTGCTATTCTCGAGACTGTGGCCATAGTGAAAGCATTCTCGAAAGGAAAGTCGATGGACGCAACGCAAGAAATGATTGCCCTCGGATTGTGTAACATTGTTGGATCGTTCGTTTCTTCGATGCCTGTAACCGGATCATTTACACGATCAGCGGTTAACAATAATAGCGGCGTTCGCACGCCTTTGGGTGGAATTGCAACCGGTGTTCTCGTGTTGCTTTCGCTTGGTCTGCTAACcaacacattttattacatCCCTAAGGCTGTCCTAGCCGGTGTGATGATTGCCGCAATGTTCTTCATGGTAGAGTTCCATGCTGCCGCAGAAATTTGGCGAACGAAGAAGATTGATATTATACCTTTTATAGTCACGCTGGTTGCTTGCCTCCTGCTTGGTTTAGAGTACGGAATGGTGATAGGAATTGTGTTGAACATATGTTTCGTGCTTTACATGACGTCTCGACCTAGCATCGAACAGGCGGTGTTTCGTACAAACTCAGGTATTGAGGCCATGATTGTGAAACCGGATCAAAGCCTTATCTACTCATCCGTCGAATACCTGAAGCACGAAATAATAAAGATGGTGGATAAGTCTCAAGTGCACGCGGTGGTAATAGATGGCACTAACATTAGTTATGTCGATTCCACTGCCGCTAAGATTCTCTCGAGTACTGTTGAAGAGTTGGCAATACGACAGTGTGCAGTATGGCTGTGGAATTGGAACCGAGCAGTTAAATGTACGTTATTACGACTAGATAGAgaattgttttacaaattaTTTAAAGTCGGGGATTTGGAAGAGTTGCCTAAGCAAGTGTGTATCTAG
- the LOC131208989 gene encoding multiple coagulation factor deficiency protein 2 homolog isoform X4, translating into MLANCQRAVPGVNPNNYQPPPQQQHYQPPPPQYQQQAPQHQQQHYQQPPQQQQPPQHQQMQQQHQQHQQQFQQQPHADQGPQQVLHTGNLQQEKQHIAEHMDVPIDTSKMSEQELQFHYFKMHDSDNNNKLDGCELIKSLIHWHEKDSGNGEHHHEPVPYTDEQLSGIVDAVMKNMDTNDDGVVDWAEYALSNRR; encoded by the exons ATGCTAGCAAATTGTCAACGTGCAGTTCCTGGTGTCAATCCAAATAATTAT caaccaccgccacagcagcaacattatcAACCACCACCTCCTCAGTACCAGCAACAAGCCccacagcatcagcaacaacattATCAACAGCCtcctcaacagcagcaaccgccgcaacaccagcaaatgcaacagcagcatcagcagcatcagcagcaattTCAACAGCAGCCCCATGCGGACCAAGGCCCCCAGCAAGTTTTGCATACCGGCAATTTACAACAAGAGAAACA ACACATCGCAGAGCATATGGATGTCCCGATCGACACAAGCAAGATGAGCGAACAGGAGCTACAGTTCCATTACTTCAAAATGCACGACtcggacaacaacaacaagctaGACGGATGTGAGCTGATAAAATCACTCATCCACTGGCACG AGAAAGATAGTGGCAATGGCGAACATCACCACGAACCCGTCCCTTATACTGACGAGCAGCTATCAGGAATCGTAGACGCCGTCATGAAAAATATGGATACCAACGATGATGGTGTTGTAGATTGGGCTGAGTATGCCCTATCAAA
- the LOC131208989 gene encoding G-box-binding factor isoform X3: MLANCQRAVPGVNPNNYQPPPQQQHYQPPPPQYQQQAPQHQQQHYQQPPQQQQPPQHQQMQQQHQQHQQQFQQQPHADQGPQQVLHTGNLQQEKQHIAEHMDVPIDTSKMSEQELQFHYFKMHDSDNNNKLDGCELIKSLIHWHADDTAVPSTPPTPEYTDQQLEDIVDSVLRMMDINGDGYVDYTEYRLSGVEANRRDDFPDNP, translated from the exons ATGCTAGCAAATTGTCAACGTGCAGTTCCTGGTGTCAATCCAAATAATTAT caaccaccgccacagcagcaacattatcAACCACCACCTCCTCAGTACCAGCAACAAGCCccacagcatcagcaacaacattATCAACAGCCtcctcaacagcagcaaccgccgcaacaccagcaaatgcaacagcagcatcagcagcatcagcagcaattTCAACAGCAGCCCCATGCGGACCAAGGCCCCCAGCAAGTTTTGCATACCGGCAATTTACAACAAGAGAAACA ACACATCGCAGAGCATATGGATGTCCCGATCGACACAAGCAAGATGAGCGAACAGGAGCTACAGTTCCATTACTTCAAAATGCACGACtcggacaacaacaacaagctaGACGGATGTGAGCTGATAAAATCACTCATCCACTGGCACG CTGACGATACAGCGGTCCCAAGTACTCCTCCGACACCTGAATATACTGACCAACAGTTGGAAGATATCGTTGATTCAGTACTACGGATGATGGACATTAACGGTGATGGATATGTTGACTATACTGAGTACCGTTTGTCGGGTGTTGAAGCAAACCGTCGTGATGATTTCCCCGATAATCCCTAA